From Triticum aestivum cultivar Chinese Spring chromosome 4A, IWGSC CS RefSeq v2.1, whole genome shotgun sequence, a single genomic window includes:
- the LOC123087014 gene encoding uncharacterized protein gives MSSAVVRRARSRSSPGRFDSTRRTRPRVEEEKERPAVREEEKADVVSALPDDMLLEVFRRLPPPTGAVRCGAVCRRWRRVVSRAPGLPAPPRHFGFFRNHGPSALPPFVPTAGVPLGLGFLPVSPACGVILVDCRGHRLLLRELGGHLATELNLLVCNPLEKAFVRLPPLPTAGHTVFCHTIVPGEGAEFRVLVVLFGATSPNFYVLIYSSATSAWEVAAGALKRPLKPHRGPTAVVGDMVYMLPADDNPKYILAVNTAKMTMSGVPLPNAEMPLYTGNNWIGKAEDGRLCFFVIRDHLLLAKWVLDAPRTWTPQEPVALRPLMTPATAGDLHGMKLSARIGDQISNGCKLVSFGGFCEGTGTLFFIMADWVVSLDIKTLKMERLWHNDDERRPLGDLYPYEMVAWPPALKDLVKPPVNA, from the coding sequence ATGTCGTCCGCGGTCGTCCGCCGCGCGCGCTCGCGGTCCTCGCCGGGGCGCTTCGACTCGACGCGGCGCACGCGGCCGCgggtggaggaggagaaggagcggCCGGCGGTCCgcgaggaggagaaggccgacgtgGTGTCCGCGCtgcccgacgacatgctgctcgagGTCTTCAGGCGGCTgccgccgccgacgggcgccgtccgCTGCGGGGCGGTGTGCCGGCGCTGGCGCCGCGTCGTGTCCCGCGCGCCCGgcctccccgccccgccccgccacttCGGCTTCTTCCGCAACCACGGCCCGTCCGCGCTGCCGCCGTTCGTCCCCACCGCGGGCGTCCcgctcggcctcggcttcctccccGTGTCGCCCGCCTGCGGCGTCATCCTCGTCgactgccgcggccaccgcctcctcctgcGCGAGCTCGGCGGCCATCTCGCGACGGAACTCAACCTCCTCGTCTGCAACCCGCTGGAGAAGGCGTTCGTTCGGCTGCCGCCCCTCCCCACCGCCGGTCACACGGTGTTCTGCCACACCATCGTCCCGGGGGAAGGAGCCGAGTTCCGCGTCCTCGTCGTGCTCTTCGGTGCGACCTCCCCCAACTTCTATGTTCTCATCTACTCTTCTGCCACCTCTGCCTGGGAGGTCGCCGCCGGCGCGCTGAAGCGGCCCCTGAAGCCCCACCGAGGCCCTACCGCCGTCGTCGGGGACATGGTGTACATGCTACCGGCCGATGACAACCCCAAATACATTCTGGCTGTTAACACGGCCAAGATGACCATGTCTGGGGTGCCGCTCCCCAACGCCGAGATGCCCCTGTACACCGGCAACAACTGGATCGGCAAGGCGGAGGACGGCCGCCTCTGCTTCTTCGTGATCCGGGACCACCTGCTTCTGGCGAAATGGGTGCTTGACGCGCCCAGGACGTGGACGCCGCAGGAGCCGGTGGCATTGCGGCCGCTGATGACCCCAGCCACGGCCGGGGACCTCCACGGCATGAAGCTCTCGGCCAGGATCGGCGACCAGATAAGCAACGGGTGCAAGCTTGTGAGCTTCGGTGGGTTCTGCGAGGGCACCGGGACATTGTTCTTCATCATGGCTGACTGGGTTGTTTCGCTTGACATCAAGACGTTGAAGATGGAGAGGCTATGGCACAACGACGACGAGCGGAGACCCCTCGGCGACCTCTACCCCTACGAGATGGTGGCGTGGCCGCCGGCGCTCAAGGACCTGGTGAAGCCTCCGGTGAATGCATAG